DNA sequence from the Nitrososphaerota archaeon genome:
ATGGAGGATAACCCTAAGTGGCACGGCCAGGCTCCAAAAAAGGAACTCGTCCCAATCATCGACATGGAAATTGACTCCCAATCGATGATTGCACCATCTATCATAGCTGGTGACATGAATAATCTTGAAAACGAGGTAAAGCGGTGTGTGAATGGAAGGGCCGATTACATTCACCTAGATGTGATGGATGGGTTGTTCGTTCCAAACAAGACATTTGATCATAACAAAATCAGAGAACTACGACCGTTAACGGTCATACCTTTTGATACGCATTTGATGATAAACGAACCAGTCAAATACGTCAAAGATTATGTTGATGCCGGCTCTGATATCATAACTGTTCACGCCGAAGTTTGCGATGCGTCAAGCTTTGGGCAAATACATGACACACTCTTGGCAAATCAAGTAGGTGTAGGCCTTGCAATAAACCCTGATACAGAAATACCAGAGTGGGCACTACCGTTCATACCAAAGCTGGACCAAATCATAGTAATGTCTGTGGTTCCTGGCAAATCTGGTCAAAAATACATCGAAGCAACACATGAAAAAATGCGGCGATTAAACCAAATTCTAGGTCAGCACGACTTTGATGGATACATCGAAGCCGACGGCGGCGTCACGCTGGATAATATTGGGACGTGTTTTGCAGATGGTGCGCGTGCATTTGTTGGGGGAAGCGCGATAATTGGACAACATGACGTTCGTGGAGTAATTCGAGAATTTAGAAACAAAATTGCCTACGCAAGGCGCAAAATGCTAATCCAAAAAACGTTTGAGCTTGGAGGCAAAGAACTTGTCGAAAAATGGATAGATCTACATGTGATTGGAGAGAAAAAGAACCAACTTAACACCATATCGAGGGAGCTTGGCTACGCATGATTGGCGATATGACTGATATGCGAACAGCATATGGCAAAGCCCTAGTGGAGATTGGAGAGCAAACCCAAGATGTCGTGGTTTTGGGCGCAGACACTACCGACTCCCTAAAAACAGCAGATTTTGGCAAAAAATTCCCTAACCGGTTCTTTAATGTTGGAATAGCCGAAGCAAACCTAGTTTCAGTATCCGCTGGACTTGCACTTTCCGGAAAAATTCCGTTTGCAAGTACATATGCGATCTTTCTCCCAGGCAGGTGTGTCGACCAAATCCGAAACGCAATAGCGTATCCTTCTCCTGGAGACAAAAAAGGTCTAAACGTAAAACTGGTGGTATCACACGGCGGAATCTCCGTTGGTGCAGACGGTGGGTCACATCAACAAATTGAAGATTATGCGATAATGCGTTCCATGCCAAACATGACAGTACTTGTTCCGGCAGATACGATAGCAGTGTCAAAGCTTACTTGGATAATTTCTCAAAGATATGGCCCGCACTATATGCGACTGACCAGATCTGCATCCCCAGTTGTGCACCAAGACTCGCAGGAATTTGAGGTAGGAAAGGGAATTGTAATGAGAGAAGGCTCCGATTGTACCATAGCTGCGTGCGGCCTTACAGTAAAGATGGCACTAGATGCAGCAGAATCTCTAAAGCAAGAAGGAGTCTCTTGCAAAGTAATTGACATGTTTTCAATAAAGCCAATTGATACTGAATTACTGGAAAAGTCTGCCAGGGAAACTGGATGCATTGTGACGAGTGAAGAGCACAATATAATGGGAGGATTTGGCTCGGCAGTATCTGAAATCATATCCGAGTTGTATCCAGTACCAATCAAAAGAATTGGTGTCAATGACAAGTTTGGTGAGTCTGCACGCGATGCGGAGATTCCACAGCTTTTGGAAAAGCACGGCATAACATCAATTAATATAGCAAAAGCAGTCAAGGACTTATTGGGTAACAAAAAATGAAAATCTTTCTTGATACTGCTAATCTACAATCAATAAAACAATACAATGACATGGGACTGCTTGATGGAATTACTACCAATCCATCCTTGTTGGCAAAAGAAGGCGGAGATCCGCAAAAAGCAATGGAAGAGATAACCAAAATAATCAAAGGCGACGTAAGCCTTGAAGTTGTTGCAACTGATTATGCAGGAATGATGGATGAAGGACACAAACTCAAAAAATATGGCACAAATGTTGTCATAAAGGTTCCAATGACTTCAGACGGCCTCAAGGCATGCAAGAGCTTTTCTTCAGAAGGCATACCTGTCAATGTCACACTGGTATTTTCACCAAACCAAGCAATTTTGGCTGCAAAGGCAGGCGCAAAATATGTCAGTCCATTTATTGGAAGGTTGGATGATGTTGGCCAAGACGGAATGGCACTCATTGCAGAAATAAAACAAATTTTCTCAAATTACAATTTTAAGACACAAATTCTTGTAGCTAGCGTAAGGCACCCAATGCATGTAGTAGAGGCAGCAAAGATTGGTGCAGACGTTGTGACGTTACCACCAGACGTTCTGGGCAAAATGCTCAAGCACCCGTTGACTGATAACGGCCTCAAGGCATTTTTGGCAGACTGGGACAAATTGCAACAAAGCCAACAATAATCTTACAACTGCTTAAAAACCACTCAAACATTACCGTATCATGGATGATGAGGCACGCAATATCCAAATCATGGAGATAGCTGAACTTTTGACCAAAGACAATATCTCAATTCACGAACAAGATCAGAAAAAACTGCAGAAATACTATGATTTTGCGCAAAAAGAATTTCATCTGACTGGTGATGATTCTGTACAGTTAGTAAATGAGACATTTTTGTATCTGACACTAAAGAACGCCAAAGATGTCGATCCGCTACAGGATGGCGACAAGTTTGGTGCTGGATTTAGCTAGTGGTGATTAATCCACCGAGTACGGTATTCCTCATCAAAGATCTCTGATGTAATTTCATCTTCCTTAGCAACTGAACTCTGTAATTCTATGTCAAAAAACCCAAGTTGCCCCCTTGCAGGAATTGAAATCTTGAATTCTTTGAAACTTTTTAGAAAGAAACCGAATGTTTTTTCTGTAAAATAACCGTCTGCAGCAAAATGATGCTTTTTATCAGATGCAAATTCCTTTTTGGTCTGGTATCTTTTTGTATCATAAATAGTAGCCTTGCCGATTATTGCTCCTGTGACTAGAGAGTGACGTTCAATTCCTAGCCTTTTACAATCATCTAGGTTGATTTTGGATGGAGAATGAATAAGAAATTCTCCACGATAATTAGTATTCCAGTGTCGAAGCTCTATTGTTTTTTGACCCTTGATGATAAGCTCGGCAAATGGTTGTGATACGGAAAGGCACTTGAAGGTGCTCAATTACATCCTGATGCTGCATCTGTTAGGACCCATCTCCAAGTCTGGAATTTGTTCTGGTGCTATTGAGATGTCGCCCTTGTTAATCTTAATTATCATAGAATAGTTCAATGGCCTAGGAGTTGTAATGCTTACTACTTTGGATACAAACTCGGCCTGGCCCAAGTCTAGTAATGGTAGTTTTTTGGCGTTCTGCACCGTGGTGTAGAATAATCCACCTTTGGTTGGACTTAATCCTTCACCATGATGGGTTGGAAATATTTTGGTGTCGTCTCCGAATTTCAGTATCTTGTTGTGTAAGGTGTCGTAGAGTTTTACTGCAAATTCTTCTGCTTGATCTCTCAAATCCGGCCTTCCAATTCCCTCCACAAACAAAATGTCGCCAGAAAACACATACTTACTATCTAGGATAAACGACATCCCACCAGGCGTATGTCCAGGCGTATGTATTGCTCTGAGTTGCTTTGTGCCAAATTGGATTGTGCTTCCATCTTCAATTTTCTCGCTTTCGATTTTGTATTCTTCTAGATTGCTGAGGTATAGTTTTGCACCAGCTATCTGCGCCAAATCTTTTGCGGCGGAAACATGATCTGCATGTTGATGTGTGTCAATTACCTTGGTAATCTTGAGATTTTCTTTTTGTGCAAATTCTGTATATTTTTTTGCTGGATGTGTAGGATCGATTACGACTGCCTCTCCATCTGAGCCAATAATATGGGACAGGCAACCTTTGCCGATTTTTTCTACTTGGATAATGGTGACGTCGTTTTCCTTTAGGGTAGTTGCACCAAGCACTTGGTTCCACAAAGACATTCCACCAACAAGGGATGTTGATTCCAGTCCATTTTGTGCCAGTGCAAATGTCGCAACCATGGAGCGATTTCCATGCGAGCAGATGGTGACAATTTTTTTATCTTTTGGCAGGTGAGCTTTCGAGCCCGAAGTGAACAATTGTGATAATGGAATATTTACTGCGCCAGGAATCTTAAATTCGGCAAACTCTTGCGGTTCTCTTACATCCAGTAAAAACACATCGCTGTCTTGTTTTATGGATTCCCATAGACTGTCTCCACTAATTGTAGTGTCTTGTGTACTCTTTACAAGTTCGCCACTCCATGACTTGAACCCATCTTTTAGATAATGGGCATCAAAGCCGAAGCGAGCCATCATAGTTGCATTTTGTTTTGCCTCAGTACCATCATCATCGATTAATATGACTTTCATGTTTGCAGGAATCTTTGACATTATGACTTGTTTTTGTTGCATTGAATTACATACTGCATTTGCCGCACCAGAAATATGACCATTCATGTAGTTTTCTTTTGCGCGAATGTCTAGGATCAAAGCATTGGATTTGTTTTGCAAAATCTGGGTTAATTCTTCAGGTGTTATCTCTATGTTCATTTAATCTTGTCTAAATTGGAGCCAAATTTAGAATTTTTGCTATTACTTTACAATTGATCTGGTACATTATCCATAACCGTACAAAATCACAACAATGACTCTAGCTAGTCTGTAGTACAGCTAGAACTCTATTAGGGATATCTTTTAGTCTTGACACTGCAAGTGTTTTTTCATATCCCAAATATCTTAGATTGTTTGCAATTGTAGTGGCACTAAATGTGTCATGGCCGACACCTATTGCAACCATCTTAATCCCGAGCGTTTTTAGTGATTTCACCATGGCTCTTACTGCATCAGGATCCGATGGTTCTCCATCTGATAGAGTCAGAAATATGTCAGGTTTTTTGGATTTTAGTGTGGGAAACATCTTTTGATAGACGTCTGCCAAAGGGGTTCCACCATTTGCCTCAATTTGGGCTAGTCTCTTGGCGCACGCACTATTCCATTTGTTTTCTTCTTGCTTGACCATCCAACATACAACCTGTTTTTGGGTTGTGTTAAAGGCAAAGACTGAGAATTTAATCTTCAAAAATGATAATACCTCACATAATGCCAGTGTTGCCTTTTTGTATTCTGTCTGTTGATCTGTTATGCTAGATGAATGATCAAGTAGAATCATTATTTTGGATTTGATTGATTTTTTGACATCAATTACGAATGGCTTGTATCCCTCTACATAGGATTCTGGATCAAATTCATCGCCGGTAGAGACTTGTTGCTCTTTCCAGCTAGTCTTCCATTCTTTGAATTTGGTTTTAAGATTGCTAATTAGATCTTGGTCGTAGATTCGTGTTTCATCTATGTTTGTAGACCCAGGAATCTGAATTCCAATAGATTCGTTGCCAAGGCCTTTGTTTTCGTTTTTCTTGTTTTCTTCCTTAATTACCTTGAATTCGTCAGCAACTGATTTTCCAGATATTATGTTGTCTTTGTCAATTTTACCGAAATCATTTTCCTTGTTTTGAATTATTTTCTGTAATGCCTTTTCAAAGTCTTGTGGTGTGATCATCAAACCAGGTCCTTTCCATGGAACAGCAAGTGGGACGGTCGTCAATGCATCAATGTTCAGAATGCTTAGGATTTCTGGAATTTTTTTTTCTAGCCATTCAGTATCATGTTTTTTTTCTATTGCCTCTGAAACGATTTCCTTTGCTTTCATTACAGCAAGCACAACTCTGTCCGAGAAGCTTGGCTGGAGTTCGCCTTTGATATCGCCAAGCAAAAACTTTTGGAAAAATGCCTCCGCTATTCTTGATTTTCCCAAAATATTCCCAAGCTGAGGTCTGTACAGCCACAAGTACGTATAGTAAAAGATGAGCTCTTCATCCATTCCTCTCCATGTTTTTCTCCCGAGCATCTCAATGCGCCTAGTTTCTAGTGTGTTTAGAATAAACCCAAAAGCATGGTCATTGGATAGGATCTTTTTGCATAATCTTACTCGCATTGCTTCATACCATATCGCTACGCGAAATTGCCTGTACTTGTCAAAGTCTGTTCCGATATAGCGCTCAGGGGAAACAAGACTGATCCTGTTTTCCTTTAGCTTGGTGATTGTCTCTTTTTTGTCTGAAAATTCAACCGTAATCTTTTCTTTTTCAGACCATCTTCTTGCCAAAAATGTGGCAATTTCCACCAGAGTGTCATTTCGTAGTTGTAATAACTGCATTATTTACCAAACATGGATGTGATGATATCGCTTACCTTTTGATATTCAACATTTCCCCACTGTGAATACACATTTGCAAATACAATGTCAGCTGCTTTTTTTGCATCAAGGCCAGAGTCTAAGAGTTTTGTAAATGCGATTGTCTCTCTAAGACTTGGAGAATAATACAATTCCTCTACTGCGGCTGCTTGTCTTAGTATGTTTGCTAGCTTTATTCCTTGTTTTAGCATATCATCGTGGTTTTCGGATGCATATTTTTTGACGATTTGAAATTCAGTTTCTTCAGGAGGATAGTCAAGTCTAATTCTAACCGGAAATCTGCTCAGTAATTGTGGTGGAAGCTCTTTAGTTCCGACATGTGTTAGTGGATTTATTGTTGCAATGACAAACCATTTTTGATTTGCGTTGATGGTCTCTCCAGTTGATTCCTTGAGGACAATTTGCCTTCTGTCGTCTAGTGCCTCATCTAGTCGAAGCAAAACATCTGCTTCTGCAGCATTTAGCTCATCAAGATAAAGAATGCTTCCTTCCTTCATTGATTTTATCAGGATCCCTTCATCAAATCCTATTGTTCCTTCGTTGAGGGTTTTTGTCCCAATAAGATGACTCTCACGTGTTCGAAGACTAAAGTTGATTGACTCTAGTTTTGCATTCTTTCTGTTTGTGAACTCGCGAACCAATGTGGTCTTGCCTGTTCCCTTTGGCCCTATTATCAGCGCAAACAGGCCAACATCATAGGCCTTATTCAAAACATCTAGGGAATTATTCCAATCTAGATATGTCGATGTTGCCTGTAACATGATATCTGGATGTCTGTACTTTATTTAAAATAATTAGTTGTTGTCTGGCACTAGTTTTCCCATTTTGCTAGGTGCTCGTAGGAATCATTCATTGTCTTGAGCAGTTTTTTATGCCATTCCTCAAATCCATCAGGGGTTGTCGGATAATTGCGATAGTGCTCAGTTAACCACCTGTTTTGCTGTGTTGTATATCTAAGACCATCTGCAAGTTTTTTGTTTAACGCACCGCGAATTAGCATTCCCATTTTGCCTACCATTGAAAAGTCCGGGTGTTCTCCTTTGCTTATTGCCTCTACATCCATGTTACCCAAAAAGTGCTTCATTCCATAATTTATCTGATCATTTGTGAGCATCTGCAATAATCTTCTGAACACTTCAAGGCCTGCTGTTTTGTAACCGTATTCTCTGACATAATCGACATTGTATTGCCACAATCCCTTCTCTGTTACATCCCCTGCTTCTATTGCATTTGCGACGTTTTTGCCAATTATGGTTCCCGCAATCAATGCAGGGCCGATTCCTCCTGCATCAAGTGGCTTTGGCATCCATGCAGAATCTCCAACAAGCATGAATCCATTTGCAACCATGCAATCATTCTGTCTTCTAACTGACACCTGAAAGTTTCCTGTTGCATTATGCAAGTCTGATGGATCAGTTGAGAGTCTTGGATTTTTGATTGCCCTGTTTCTTGCAACATACTGGTTTATGAGGCCGGATACATCATCGTGCTTTCCAAGTCGCTTGTTTCTTTTGTCTAGAAGTGTTTTTTCTACTCCAAGACCGATGTTTACCTTGTTCTTTCCTTTTGGAAAGACCCACCCATATCCGCCAGGAGCAATGTCTTGGTCTAGGTGAATTAGGCAATAATCAGGATCAAACTCAGATAGATCGTCTTCACCCTGATCAAAATACATGATGTGGCGTCCGGTGGATTCAAGATCTGTTCTATCTATTTTGCGCTCCATTCTCGTGGTATTTTTTATTTGGTTTCGAAGCATCGAAGTAACGCCGGTAGCATCAATTACAACCTTGGCTGTCTTTTTGTATGGCTGGTTTGTTTTTTTGTTGAGGCCTTCTACTCCTATGATTTGACTCCCATCATAGAGCAGGCCTGTCAGATTTATTTCAAAATCCACGCTGATTCCACGTTTTTGTGATTCTTTGTATTGTGTTTGTGGAAGTTGTTGTCTGTTTAACAAAAATCCATCACCGTCAAATGGAATGGATGTTTCTCTGTCTGGCGACAGCGCCATTACTCCTTTAACAGTATGTTCGATTTCTGGTGCGCCCCAAGAAATCTTAATGCGGCTTCCCATATAGTCAACAGCTTCCTTTGATACCGCGTCACCACAAACCCAACCATTGATGGACTTGCTCCCAGTCATTATTGGGGCATTTCTGTCTATTACAAGAATTGATAACTTTTGATTAGAATAATGAGAAGCAGAGTGTGCTGCAATCATGCCAGCTAGTCCTCCGCCAGCTACGATCAAGTCATAGTCCGTTTTCAATATGTGACAGCTGAAAGAAGATTATTTAAAACAATCTTGAATTATTTTTTGGGTCAGATCGTCGCGGCGTCTTCACAGCTTGCGTATTGCTCAGACTGGAGCGGCTTGTTAGCTCTTCATTCCCAACCCTATACTACTCTAAATGATATTAAATTGTGCTTGTGAGGATTTCAGAATAAGTCTTGAGAATGTCTCTTTGAGAATATACTGGCGTATAGATTTTGATCTTGATTGGGTCATCTGCGGCAGGCTGGATTTTACCTTCAACTAATGACTGCTTTGATATTCTCATGTATAGCCCAGAACCGTCGCAACGGTTCTCCAAGTCTTCCACAATCTCATTAATGTCTTTTTTTGTAATGTTTGAAATTAGGTTCTTGACAAAGAGTGCAGCTTTCTTCTTTTTTATTTTTCCATTTACCAAAGCTATTGGATTGTCATAATGCCCTTGGAGTTTCTGCATAGTAAAATCGCCTTCATCCACACCGAAGATCTGTTTGAATGAATCAAAGACTTTTTTCGAGTCTTCAGTTGCATGTATGATGACTTGAATCTCTACTTCGAGTTTTTTTTCCGTCAAACTATGCTTCTAGTAGTGTGACTTGTGCTTCGGCGGTTCTAATTAGTTTTACCTTTTCAAGACCTACGTGTCTCATTCTGATCACTTTTTTTGCCGCTGCCATGATGTCAGAGTTTATCTTTCCATAACATGTAGCCTGCACAAACTGATCAATTGTCATTTCTGGAATTGTTTTATTCATCACGTCCCTCGCAATTAATCGCAATGCGTGCTTGCGTGATGTATTGAGTTTTTTGTGTGTTAGAGCAATCACTTTAAGTCTGAATAGGTAGTTGTCTTTTGTTTTTACATTCATGACAAAGTTGACCTTGCTAGAGCCGCGTCGGATGAGGCTTCTAAGGAATTCTTTTGCGTATTCATATCTCTTGAAAATGGTATATGCCTTGTCTCCTTCGACCTTGGTAATCTGGAAGTAAATCTTGTATTGGTACTGAGATGGATCGCCTTTTAGAATATCAAATAACGTTACCTCTATGACACGACCGATTGCTTTTTGATCATCAGTGATTGGTATGTACGCAAGTGGTGCATTGTTAAATGACTCTGGGGCTATTACTGTGACCCATTTTTTCTCACGCCACTTGTCCTTTACTTTTCCACCCTTTCTACGAGCCAATTATTAAGCGACCCTGAAGCCAAAATATAATTGTACTAGATTATGTCTGCGCCGAGATACTTTTGCAGAGGTTTTGGTACACTAATGTGGCCGTCTTGCGTCTGAAAGTTTTCCATTATTGCAACAAGCGTTCTTGTGGTGGCAACAAGTGTGCTGTTTAGCGAATGCAGATACTGGGTTTGCTCGTTGGACTTGTCGCGGAACCTGATCTTTAGCCTCCTTGTCTGAAAATCAAGGCAGTTAGAACAAGAGACTATCTCGCGATACGAGTTCTGGCCCGCCATCCACGCCTCAATGTCATATGTCTTAGCTGAAACCTTACCCAAATCTCCGCTTGATAGCAACATTATCCTATATGGGATCTCAAGCTTTTGATAAAATTCTTCTGCTATTAGAAGCATTTTCTCATGTTCACTCCACGAGTCTTCAGGTCTTGCAAAGACGTACTGCTCTACTTTCTCAAACTGGTGTACGCGGAAGATTCCCTTCTGGTCCCGTCCATGGGCACCTGCCTCTTTTCTAAAACACGGGCTGACTCCACCATATCTGATAGGCAAGTCCTTTCCGTCTAGGATTTCGTCTGCATGCATTGCCGCAATGGAATGCTCTGACGTACCTATCAAAAACATGTCTTCGTCCTGAACCTTGTATATGACATTTTCAAAATCGTCTGCAATTATGGCGCCTTCCATGGAGCTGCGATTGATCATGTATGGCGGCTGGACTAATCCATACTGTTTTTCTGCCAAAAAATCTAACGCAAAATGAATCAGTGACTGGTTTAATCTCACCATATTATTTTTCAGATAGTAAAATCTCGCGCCTGCTGTTTTCGCAGCACGCTCAAGGTCAACTAGTCCTAGATTTTGCGAAATATCGATGTGGTCTTTGATTTTATAATCAAACTTTGGAATAGCGCCCCAGCTACGCACTACAACATTTGCAGAATCATCAACACCAATGGGAACTGACTCGTGGACCAAGTTTGGCATTTTCATGTTCAGTCTATTGTGTTCTGACTCTGTTTTGATTTGGTCTGCTTCTAATGTCTGGATTTCTTGTGATACTTTTTGCATTTCTGCAATTGATGTATCTGCATCTTGGCCAGATTTTTTCTTCGACGCAATTTCCATTGCAACCTTGTTCTTCTGCTTGCGCAACTCATCTGTTTTTATGATTAGCTCCCGTCGTTTACCATCAAGCGAGATTAACAAGTCCAAGTCAAACTGGACATGTCTGTCTGAGAGCATCTTGCGAATGATTTCAGGCTTTTCTTTGATGAGTTTTGGATCTAACATCATTCCATCACCTTTAGTGCCATGGATACATGGGCCAAAACCTCGTCAATTGTAGCAGTAAGTGTTTTCATATTCCCTGTACTATGAAAATTAAAAACAAGTGCGTTATCAAGATTTTCTATCTCAAATGACAGTCCATTTGGAAAATCGACATTGTCTGGTTCCAAGGCAGCCCTGATTGCTTCGGCTTTTTTCTTGGTTATGTTATCGATTGTTATTTTTGCTATGGTTTCCATTTACGCTGTCTTCTAGATAGTCCAAAAACCCATCAAGCTTGTCTTTTTTGATTTTTGCTCCTGCTGCCGCGTCATGCCCTCCTCCAATTCCATTGAATTTCTCTGCACCTAATTTCATCAGGGCAGAAAGGTTAACCTCGGTTTTACAGCCAATTGATTTTCGTGATGAAAACTTGATCGTGTTTTCCTCGCCATTTGTTCGAAGTATGATGATCTTGCCTGCGTTTTTTGGCGAGCCGGCAAGCAGTGATGATATTGTCCCTGTCATGGTCTCTGGAATCACTCCCTCACCGTTTACCATCACGCATTTTGCAGAATCGCTGATCCGCCACCGCTCATTTGTTAAAATATTCATGTAATCCCGGATGAGTTTTCTGTATTCCAACAGGATGTTTTCTCCTTCTTGGAGCATCTTGTTTCTATCTCCCATACATATTGCAATTCCAACCCCGGACCTACCAATTCTTCCACAAGAGTTCAACATTGTAGAGAATTCTCTGGCATCGCGCAAAAAACTTCGTCGCTCTTCTGCTGGGAATGTGTATGTGTGACCAATTAACTCCTCCATGATATGGCTGGCGTTTTGCGAGCTGGCGAACTTTGTAATGGATTCAATTATAGTGCGTTTTTCGTCCTCTGCAAGATCTGATGGGGTTCGCCATCTTCCACCGTCCTTGAGCTCAATCCCTGATGACTTGAAAAGAGCAAGACTTGCATCCCTATTCCAGGTCAATCCTTCAATGAACGGCTGCGAGGTAAACGCCAGAGCATCAACTAGTGGCCTCGTCTCTCTACCAACCAAAAGCAAGTCCATGTCGACTTGGAGTCCACCAATGTTTTTCGCCTCTTCTACTACTTCGAGATTTTTGCCCAAAAACGACTTTTTCTCTCCTTGGTCTTGCCTGTCGCCTAGGGCGGAAACTACTGCAATTGGTGCAAGGTCAGAGTTTCTCTTGTCTAGTGCTTTTGCAGCCAAAAATGCCATGCCTCCAGCACAGATCTCGGTTCCGCCATTGACTCCATACTTCCAAGCGTTTATCACACAATTATTGTCGTATTCTTCTTGCGGAATTTCATGATGGTCTAGGATAAACCAATTCTGGCCTAGTGCTTCGTCCATCTGATTTGCAAATCCTCCACCCAAGTCGGTTACAATGTGAAAATCGCGAGAGTCTGACTGCATGTTTTTGATGACTGCTTGACTCATCTCTTTTGTGGTACGTACAGTTACCTTGGCGCCTGCTCGAATCAGCGCTTTTGTCATAATGGCCCCAGATGTTAGACCATCACAATCGATATGGGTTACAACACAAATGTCCTTGTTGCTTTTGATGAGGTCGAAAATTATGTCGCTAAAATTTGATAAATGCTGATCGAGGTTACCCATTATTCAAGTTGGGCTACGACTGACTTATATTTCCAGTTTTGTGGGATTGCGCCGATCTTTTTGTAGTATGTGGCAATTCGATGAACCTTTGCCTCTACCAGCTCAAGTGATCTGACGTTTCTTTTGTCCGAGTTGTTGTTTTTGAGGTGTCTTTGCAGGTTGATTGCCTTTTTGACTATA
Encoded proteins:
- a CDS encoding NAD(P)/FAD-dependent oxidoreductase, coding for MIAAHSASHYSNQKLSILVIDRNAPIMTGSKSINGWVCGDAVSKEAVDYMGSRIKISWGAPEIEHTVKGVMALSPDRETSIPFDGDGFLLNRQQLPQTQYKESQKRGISVDFEINLTGLLYDGSQIIGVEGLNKKTNQPYKKTAKVVIDATGVTSMLRNQIKNTTRMERKIDRTDLESTGRHIMYFDQGEDDLSEFDPDYCLIHLDQDIAPGGYGWVFPKGKNKVNIGLGVEKTLLDKRNKRLGKHDDVSGLINQYVARNRAIKNPRLSTDPSDLHNATGNFQVSVRRQNDCMVANGFMLVGDSAWMPKPLDAGGIGPALIAGTIIGKNVANAIEAGDVTEKGLWQYNVDYVREYGYKTAGLEVFRRLLQMLTNDQINYGMKHFLGNMDVEAISKGEHPDFSMVGKMGMLIRGALNKKLADGLRYTTQQNRWLTEHYRNYPTTPDGFEEWHKKLLKTMNDSYEHLAKWEN
- a CDS encoding exosome protein, producing MTEKKLEVEIQVIIHATEDSKKVFDSFKQIFGVDEGDFTMQKLQGHYDNPIALVNGKIKKKKAALFVKNLISNITKKDINEIVEDLENRCDGSGLYMRISKQSLVEGKIQPAADDPIKIKIYTPVYSQRDILKTYSEILTSTI
- the serS gene encoding serine--tRNA ligase, producing MLDPKLIKEKPEIIRKMLSDRHVQFDLDLLISLDGKRRELIIKTDELRKQKNKVAMEIASKKKSGQDADTSIAEMQKVSQEIQTLEADQIKTESEHNRLNMKMPNLVHESVPIGVDDSANVVVRSWGAIPKFDYKIKDHIDISQNLGLVDLERAAKTAGARFYYLKNNMVRLNQSLIHFALDFLAEKQYGLVQPPYMINRSSMEGAIIADDFENVIYKVQDEDMFLIGTSEHSIAAMHADEILDGKDLPIRYGGVSPCFRKEAGAHGRDQKGIFRVHQFEKVEQYVFARPEDSWSEHEKMLLIAEEFYQKLEIPYRIMLLSSGDLGKVSAKTYDIEAWMAGQNSYREIVSCSNCLDFQTRRLKIRFRDKSNEQTQYLHSLNSTLVATTRTLVAIMENFQTQDGHISVPKPLQKYLGADII
- a CDS encoding 30S ribosomal protein S3ae, with the protein product MARRKGGKVKDKWREKKWVTVIAPESFNNAPLAYIPITDDQKAIGRVIEVTLFDILKGDPSQYQYKIYFQITKVEGDKAYTIFKRYEYAKEFLRSLIRRGSSKVNFVMNVKTKDNYLFRLKVIALTHKKLNTSRKHALRLIARDVMNKTIPEMTIDQFVQATCYGKINSDIMAAAKKVIRMRHVGLEKVKLIRTAEAQVTLLEA
- a CDS encoding DHH family phosphoesterase yields the protein MMGNLDQHLSNFSDIIFDLIKSNKDICVVTHIDCDGLTSGAIMTKALIRAGAKVTVRTTKEMSQAVIKNMQSDSRDFHIVTDLGGGFANQMDEALGQNWFILDHHEIPQEEYDNNCVINAWKYGVNGGTEICAGGMAFLAAKALDKRNSDLAPIAVVSALGDRQDQGEKKSFLGKNLEVVEEAKNIGGLQVDMDLLLVGRETRPLVDALAFTSQPFIEGLTWNRDASLALFKSSGIELKDGGRWRTPSDLAEDEKRTIIESITKFASSQNASHIMEELIGHTYTFPAEERRSFLRDAREFSTMLNSCGRIGRSGVGIAICMGDRNKMLQEGENILLEYRKLIRDYMNILTNERWRISDSAKCVMVNGEGVIPETMTGTISSLLAGSPKNAGKIIILRTNGEENTIKFSSRKSIGCKTEVNLSALMKLGAEKFNGIGGGHDAAAGAKIKKDKLDGFLDYLEDSVNGNHSKNNNR